One Brassica napus cultivar Da-Ae chromosome A5, Da-Ae, whole genome shotgun sequence DNA window includes the following coding sequences:
- the LOC125608876 gene encoding uncharacterized protein LOC125608876 produces the protein MPEGKSEYFSGNWTHVFWLTDDYPVPIDFNIDDIHEAIKEALLRMGFDKVQPIRKFCDKNKQCDASAPLTMVREILFLAASMCDDPVNLIVIAKQSTHPEVDRVLHCLESRNNPVLLVQLPDDFSVDSLVASTHDLRGGKPQRPESYVFPLNLEIGSGSGSDSDYDSDTATEESAYRWRKRVTYKLS, from the exons ATGCCCGAAGGCAAGAGCGAATATTTCTCCG GTAATTGGACACACGTCTTCTGGCTCACGGATGACTACCCAGTCCCTATTGATTtcaacattgatgatatccATGAAGCAATCAAAGAAGCTCTTCTTCGAATGGGTTTCGATAAGGTTCAGCCAATCCGGAagttttgtgacaaaaacaaaC AGTGTGATGCTTCAGCTCCTCTCACAATGGTTAGGGAAATCCTTTTTCTAGCAGCATCGATGTGTGATGATCCAGTAAATTTAATTGTCATCGCAAAACAAAGCACACACCCTGAGGTTGACAGGGTTCTTCACTGTTTGGAATCCAGAAACAACCCTGTTCTCCTAGTACAGCTGCCTGATGACTTTTCTGTGGACTCACTGGTTGCTTCGACACACGATTTACGTGGAGGAAAGCCTCAAAGGCCAGAAAGTTATGTTTTTCCTTTAAATTTGGAAATTGGttctggttctggttctgacTCAGACTATGATTCTGATACTGCTACGGAGGAGTCTGCTTATAGGTGGAGGAAAAGAGTCACCTATAAGCTCTCATAG